TACTATACCCAGATTGCCCAGGAAGAAGAGGTGTATGAAAAAACCCGGCAGAATGACGAGCGCAAGCGAAAAGACATCGAGCGCTTTATCAGCCGGTTTCGGGCCAAGGCCCGCCTGGCCAACCTTGTGCAGTCCCGCGTCAAGACCCTTTCCAAGCTGACCCGAAAGGAAAAACTGGAGCAGGCCAAAAACCTGGATTTTTCATTTAACAGCCCCGGCTTTACGGGAAAATACATGCTTCAGGCGGAAAATCTCGCATTTTCCTATAACAGCGGACAAGCCAGTGAGCCGGCCGCCTGCCTGATTGACGATTTTTCCATGACCATCGCCCCGGATGAGCGGATCTGCATCATGGGCAGAAACGGGGCGGGCAAAACCACCCTGCTGCGTCTTCTGGCAGGGGAACTGGCCGCGCATGCCGGCCGGATTGAAAATCATCCCAACGCGGTCAAGGGCCTGTTTGAACAGACCAATATCCACACCTTATCCGATGAGCGCACAGTGGAGGAAGAAATCATGGCGGCCAACCCGGACATGGGCCGCCAGGCCTCCCGCAGCATCTGCGGGGCCATGCTTTTTGAGGGCGATCAGGCCCTGAAAAAAATCCGGGTGCTTTCCGGCGGGGAAAAATGCCGGGTCATGCTCGGCCGGCTGCTGGCCGCCCCGGCCAATTTCCTGCTGCTCGACGAGCCCACCAATCATTTTGACATGGAGTCGTGTGACGCATTGCTGGCTGCCATAGACGCATTTGACGGGGCCGTGGTCATGGTCACCCACAATGAAATGTTTCTCCATGCTCTGGCCCGGCGCCTGGTGGTTTTCCAGGGCGGGGGCATCGAGGTGTTTGACGGCACATATCAGCGTTTTCTGGAAAATGTGGGGTGGGAGGAGGACGAGCCGGCCGCCGGCCGGCGGCAGGACCCGGCGCAAAAAGCCGATTGTGCCGGCCAGATCTCCAAAAAGGATTACCGCCGCCTGCGCTCAAAAATTGTGGCGGAAAAAAGCCGGGCCCTAAAGCCCGTGGAAGATCAGATCGAAGCGGTTGAAAACGATATTGTCCAATGGGAGCAGCAGCTCGGGGATTTAAACGCCCGGATGCAGGAAGCTTCGATAAACGGCGGGGGCCGGGAGATCGCCGAACTGTCCCGGGCTCTGCATGAGTGCCGGCAAAACATTGATGCCGGTTTTGAACGCCTTGAATCCTTGTCGGCCAAAGCCGATGCCAAACGGGCGGAATTTGACGCGCAAATGGAACAACTCGACAACCAGCGGCCCTTTTAAAAAATCAAATCCTCTTCCTCCGGCTTCCAGAGAATCTTGTAGAGATCCTCTCTTCTGCTTTGCAGGTTGCGCACGCTTCCCTGCTGCCGCAGCTCCTTTAGCAAATCCAGGTCCAGGTCCACCATCAGCGTCATTTCCGTGTTGGGGGTGGCTTCTGCGGCAATGGCGTCATGGGGAAAGGCAAAGTCCGATGGCGTGAACACTGCGGCCTGGGAATACTGGATGTCCATGTTTTCCACCCTTGGCAGGTTGCCCACGCTGCCGGATATGGCCACATAGCATTCGTTTTCAATGGCACGGGCCTGGGCGCATCTGCGCACCCGCAGATAGGCGTTTTTGGTATCTGTCCAGTAGGGCACCAGCAGGATGTTCATTCCTTTGTCCACCAAGTGGCGGGATAATTCGGGAAATTCAATGTCATAGCAGATCAGAATCCCGATTTTGCCCATGTCCGTGTTAAACACCCGCAGGTCGCTGCCGCCCCGCAAACCCCAGTACAGGGACTCGTCCGGGGTGATGTGGAGCTTGTACTGGGCATCCCAGGTACCGTCGCGCCGGCAGAGATAGGAGACATTGTAGAGGTGTTCGCCGGCGTATTCCGGCACGCTGCCGGCAATGATGTTGATGTTGTAGGCAAGGGCCATCCGGAGAAACGATTCTCTGAGCGGCTCGGTGTATTCAGCCAGCGACCGCATGGACTCGGCCGGGTTCTCCTGGTTGAAATTGCGCAGAAGCGGTGCGTTTAACATCTCGGGAAACAAAACCAGATCCGAATTATAGCCGGCCACGGCATCCACGAAAAATTCCGCCTGCTGGATAAAATCATCAAACGAAGCAAAGGGGCGCATTTGCCACTGCACCACGCCGATTCTGGGATAGGCTTTTCTGCCGCCGAACAGCTTTCGCTTTTTTTCATAATAGATGTTGTTCCATTCCAGCAGCACCCCGTAGGAGCGCGACTGGCTGTCTTCGGGAATATAGTTTTTCAGAATTTTCTTGATGTGAAAATCATTGGCCAGCTGAAAGGACAGCACCGGATCATAGATTTCGTTGTTTTTGACCTTCTGGATGTACTGCTGGGGGGTGAGTTCCTCATGATACTCGTCATAGCCCGGAATCCGGCCGCCAAAAATGATGCCCCTGAGATTTAGTTCCTCGCAGAGTTCCTTTCTGGCGTCATAAAGGCGCCGGCCCAGGCGCAGGCCCCGGTAGTCGGGATGGACGAATATGTCGATGCCGTATAAGGCGTCTCCGGCCGGATCATGGCCGCTGATGCGGCTGCCGCCGATAACATCGTCGTAAGAGTGCTTTTCCTCGTAAATATCGGCGTTGACAATGATGGCAAGCGCTGCGGCTACCACCTTTCCCTTGTCCTCGATGCAGATCTGGCCCTCGGGAAACCGGTGGATCAGGGTGTGAAATTCACTTCTGTCCCAGGCCCCCATCTTGTCGGGATAGACCCGGTCCATGATTTCCTTGACATCCGGGTAGTCCCGCGTGATTAAATTACGAAGTTTGAGTTTGTGTTCAGATGTTTGACTGGTGCTATCCATGCTGTTCCTTTTGGGCTGTTGCTTTTGGCTTTTGTTTCAGTTCCGGGCCGTGCCGTGCCGGAAATCCTTTCTGCAGGGGCAAAAAATCATCTTAACCTGCCCGATTTCATGCAAGTTGACACACCGGACGAATCCGGCTATATAATAGGAATAAGATCCCATGTCCATAATAAAAAATATTTAAGGAAAAAATTAAGCATATGTCAAATCGCCGCCAGATGTCGGGCCAGGAAATGATTCAACTTGTTTGGGGTGCGGCCCTGCTGTTGATGGGCGTTGCCTTTTTCTTCCGGATTCCCCTGATCATGGAGCAGGTTGCCGAAATTGAGCATTTTGACTCTGTCCGGATCTTTTTGCACATTGCCTTTTATCTCATGGCCATTATTCTGGCCGGCGGCGGAATTCAGAAATTATACCGTTTCCGGCAGACGCGGGAAGACACCGACGGCTAAATTTTTTGCGCGGTTTGATCAAATCGGTTTTCAGAGACATCGGGAAAAAAACAATGAACAACGTTAAGCCATTTAACATGAAGTCCGGAAAAAAAAATGAGAAAGCCGATGCCTGTTATTTGAAATCGGAAGTGGCCTACCGAAGCAAACTCCAGGAAATCAGCAATGCGGTGTATGCGGCCGCCGATATTGACGGCATCCTCATTGATGCGGCCGGCGAGATTGTTGAAATCATGGGGGCCCGGCGCATCACCATTTACTACATCGACGGCATCCAACGGGAACTGGTCTCCAGGTTCAAGTCCGGCGACGAGATCAATGAAATCCGTATTCCTGTCAACAAGCAAAGCATTGCGGGCTACTGCACGGTGACCCGGCAGATGGTCAACATCAGCAACGTATATGACAGCGCCGAACTGGCCGGCATTGACCCGGAACTGGGTTTTGACCGGTCCTGGGATGAGAAAACCGGTTTTGAAACCCGCCAGGTGCTGGCCGCCCCGATTGTTTTTCAATCCGTTGTGCTGGGTGCCATTCAGCTTATTAACCGCAAAAAGGGAGGGTCCTTTTCAGCCGGGGACGAAAAAAAGCTTTCCGAACTGGCCACCATCCTGGGTATTGCCCTGTACAAGCAGCAGCAGATGACCGCCCGGCTCAAAGGCCGGTTTGATCTGCTGCTGGAAAATTATATCATCACCCGGGAAGAGCTCGATGATGCCGTCATTGCCGCCAGGGAGCGCAACAAACCGGTGGAGCGCTTCCTTGTCGAAGATCTGGAGATCGACAAATCCGATGTCTTAAAGTCTTTGAGCCGGTATTACAACCTGCCGGCCGTGGAATACAGCGATGACATGGATCTGCCGGCCGATATCATCGCAGGTCTGGATACCCGCATGATGGAAAAACAGGGATGCGTTCCGGCGGGTTTTGAAAACGGGGATCTGCTTGTGGCCATGGCTGACCCGGGTGACCTGGAATGCCTTGCGATGATCCGGGAACAGTTTTCCAGTTACACGGTTCGTGCGGCCGTGGCCATGAAAAAAGATGTTTTAAACATGCTCCGTTTGGCGACCGACATGCAATCCCGGCCGGCCGGGTCTCTGCAAACCCATGTTCTGACCGCCTCCGGGTCGGTGGACCAAGGGGATGAAAAGAGCGCTTTGTTGACTGAAAAAAGTCCTGAAGTGACCGAATTTCTGCGCAATCTCCTGGCAGAAGCCCGCAGGCGGAGCGCTTCTGCCATCCATTTCGAGCCGGAGCCGGATCAAATGGAAATCCAGGTGCGCTTTCGGACTGACGGGGTTTGTGCATCTGGTCAGACGATTTCAGACAGCCTGTATCAGGCTCTGGTGTTGCGGGTCAAGGCCATGGCGGGCCTGGATATTGCCCGGACGGGTCCCCATCAGCATGGCCGGTTGCGGTTTCAGGCAGAAGAGGGCCGGGATGCGGTTTTTCAGGTGACCATTATTGCCACTGCAGGCGGCCGGGAGGATCTTGTGCTGCGCAAGCAGCCTGCGGCAGCGCCCATGCCCATCGACGCCCTGGGCCTTGGCACAAATACCTGGCAGGCGTTTGCACATGCGCTTGAACATGCTCACGGGCTGATCCTGGTTTCCGGCCCCCCGAAATCCGGGCGAACCACCACTCTGCACGCAGCTTTGGCGCAAATCAACGCAGAAGAAAAAAAGATCTGGACCGCGGAAAAACACCTGGAAATCCTCCAGCCCGGGATTCGGCAGGTCCGGGTGGAGCCGACGGCCAGCTATGATTATGCTGCAGCCCTGGAGTCATTTGTTTTAGCAGATGCCGACAGCATTTTAATTGACGATATACCGGACGGCAAAACCGCCAACGCGGCTGTTTCTGCATGCCTGTCCGGCAATCTGGTTTTATCAGGATTTACTGGTCCGGGCGCTCCTGAGAGCCTGGCCCGGCTTGTTGTCATGGATGCAGATGCCTTTCATCTTGCAGAGGCGTTGATTTGCATTTTGTCCCAGCGCCTGGTGAGAACCCTTTGCACCCGATGCAGGCAGGCCAGGCATCCGGGACGCAAAGAATATGATCAATTGGTATCCCTCTACGGCAAAGCCGCTTTTGCCCGGGATCTGGGCATTGCGTATTCCAAAGACCTGAGGCTTTATGCCGCAGCCGGATGTCCGGAATGCAGCCATACCGGATACAAAGGGCAGATCGGGATTTTTGAACTACTTTCTGTCACCGACGGGATCCGGGACATGATCCAGACCCGGCCCCCGGGTCGGCACTTGGGTCCCATGATCCGGGAGCATGCCGTTGCCGGGGGCATGACCACACTGTTTCAGGACGGGGTTGCCAAGGTTTTTGCCGGACAATGCGACCTGACACAGGTGCGCAGGACCTGTTTGTCCTGACCTTAGAAAAAACGATGATTTCATAAAAAGCTGTTTATTCCGCTGCAGCAGTATTTTTGCAGAAAGGAAATCCATAAGCAACTTGGCTGATCGGCGGCACGAAAAGGGAGTTTCCTCGCTTCATGAGCCTCCCGGAGACTCAATTTCCGCTCGGAAACCCGCTTTTCCGCGTCCCCGTCAGGGTAACGCAGTACAATTTCGGTATAGCGGAAAAAAAGGAATTTCATTGGAACTGTCTGAAACACTTCAAAAAAGTTGCTGTTCATTTTTGGTCCTGGCTGCAGTCATTGGGAATGCTGCCAAGGAAGTCCAAGGGCGGGGGATGTTTTCGAAGCGACATTGAGCGTTTTTGCGGAAAGATTCAACAAATGCCGAAGCGTGAAAATTTCAAATTGTCTGAGGCCGACAGGCCGAGTTTTTGAAATTTTAGCGAAGGCATTTGTTGAATCCGCAAAAATGGTCAGGAGCGAAAAAACTGCCCCCGACCGCAGGGCTTCCTTCCCTGGAGCCAAAAAAAATTTACCCCCGAATTTGTTTTGGCTTCGGATTATACTTGACAGGCCCGATTGGCTGGTATTATAACGCAGTTAAGGTAAGTAACACTTACATACACAAAAGAATACAGGAAAACCGGCATGCAGCAAAGCCGTATGAATTCCCACCGGAACCAAACACATATTGCGGGGTACGCATCATGAAAGTACTGCACATTGATCACATCGGCGTGGCTGTCAACAGCAATCAGGAAAGCAAAACCTTCTGGTCCGACATTCTGGGCCTGCCTTTTGAGGGCGAGGAAACCGTGACCGAACAAAAGGTCAAAACCGCTTTTTTCCCTGTGGACAAAAGCGAGGTGGAGCTGCTGGAATCCACGGCCGAAGACGGCCCCATTGCAAAGTTCATCGAGAAAAAGGGGCAGGGCGTCCATCACATCGCCTTCCGGGTCGATGATATTGAGGGCGCACTGGCCGAACTCAGGGAAAAAGGCGTAAAACTCATTGATGAAAAACCGCGTATAGGCGCCGGCGGGGCCAAAATCGCCTTTATTCACCCCAAGGCCACGGGCGGGGTGCTGGTGGAACTCTCAGAGAGATAAAAAGATTATCAGACAATACCATCCACGAATCAAAAACAACGGAGAGCAACATGGCCGAACATCCCGAAAAACCCAGATGGATTGATCTTGCCAAAAAGGAATTGAAAAACAAGCCGGTTGAATCCCTGGAAAAGAAAACCCCTGAAGGCATTACTCTAAATCCTTTGTACACGGCTGAAGATATTGAAGGACTTGATTTTGTCAACACCCTGCCGGGATTTTCTCCGTTTGTCCGCGGCCCCCGGGCGACCATGTACGCAGGACGGCCATGGACCATCCGCCAGTATGCCGGTTTTTCTACTGCCCGGGAGTCAAACGAGTTTTACAAGCGCAACCTGGCAGCCGGGCAAAAGGGGCTGTCAGTGGCCTTTGACCTGGCCACCCACCGGGGATATGACTCGGATCACCCCCGGGTGACCGGTGATGTGGGAAAAGCCGGCGTTCCCGTGGATACGGTGGAGGACATGAAGATCTTGTTCGATGAGATCCCCCTGGACAAAATGACCGTGTCCATGACCATGAATGGCGCAGTATTGCCGGTTCTGGCCGGGTATATCGTGGCGGCCGAAGAGCAGGGCGTCTCCCAGGAAAAACTGGCCGGTACCATTCAGAATGACATTTTAAAGGAATACCTCACCCGCAACACCTACATTTATCCGCCGGATCCGTCCATGCGGATCGTCTCGGATATCGTTGGATATTGTTCGGCCAACATGCCCAAGTTCAACACCGTGAGCATCAGCGGCTATCACATGATGGAAGCCGGGGCGGACTCGGTGCTTCAGACCGCCTTTACCCTGGCAGACGGGCTGGAATACGTGCGCGCCGCCCTGGATGCCGGCCTGGAGATTGATTCGTTTGCTCCGCGCCTGTCCTTTTTCTTTGGCGTGGGCATGAACTTTTTCATGGAGATCGCCATGCTCAGGGCTGCCCGCTATTTGTGGGCTGATTTGATGAAGCAGTTCAATCCCAAGGATCCGCGCTCCACCATGCTGCGCACACATGTGCAGACATCGGGCTGGAGCCTGACCCAGCAGGATCCCTACAACAACATCATCCGCACCACCCTGGAGGCACTGGCAGCGGTTCTGGGCGGGACTCAGTCGCTTCACACCAATGCGTTTGACGAGGCGGTCAGCCTTCCCACGGACGTTTCCGCCCGGGTGGCCAGAAACACCCAGCTGATTATCCAGGAGGAATCCCAGATCACCAGTGTGGTCGATCCCCTGGGCGGTTCTTATTACGTGGAATCACTTACCAACGAGATTATCGAACAGGCCCGCGCCATTATCGATGAAGTCGAGGAATTGGGCGGCATGGCCAAGGCCATTGTGGAGGGCATGCCCAAGATGCGCATCGAGGAGGCCGCTGCCCGCCGCCAGGCCCGCATTGATCAGGGAAAGGACGTGATCATCGGGGTCAACAAATATCCGGTGGAGGAAGAAACCGAAATCGCGGTGCGCGAGATTTCCGAATCCGTTCGCGACGAGCAGGTCAAATGGATAAACGAAATCCGGGAAACGCGCGATGAAAACGAGGTCCGCCGCACCCTGGAGGCCCTGACCAACTGCGCTGAATCCGGCGGCAATCTGCTCGAAGCCTGTATTCCCGCCATCCGCGCCCGGGCCACGGTCGGGGAGGTCACAGAGGCCATGGAAAAGGTTTTTGGCCGATATGTGGCCACCACTCAGTGCATTTCCGGGGTGTATGCCGGGGAATACCAGGATGACGAGATCATTGCCGCCATCCGCAAGCGCGTGGATGAATTTTCCGAAAATCAAGGCCGCCGTCCCCGGATTCTGCTGACCAAGATGGGGCAGGACGGCCATGACCGGGGCGTGAAAGTGGTGGCCACGGCATATGCGGACCTGGGCTTTGACGTGGATTTAAGCCCCATGTTCCAGACCCCGGAGGAAGCCGCCAAGATCGCGGTGGAAAACGACGTGCATGTGGTGGGCGTCTCCAGTCTGGCCGGCGCCCACAAGATCCTGGTTCCTCAACTGATCGAGGAACTTAAGAAGCAGGGTGCAGAAGACGTGCTGGTGGTCGTCGGCGGCATCATCCCGCCGGTGGATTATGATTTTCTGTATAAGGCCGGTGTGGCCAAGGTTTTCGGCCCCGGTACCATGGTGACCGATTCGGCCAACCAGGTATTAAACGCCCTGAAATAATATGCCTGAACATGCCGCCTACTATATCGATGGAGTGCGGGCGCAAAACCGCAAGGCGATTTCCAAGACCATCACCTTGATTGAATCCGCACTGCCCGGCCACCGGGAATTGACCTACCAGGTGCTCGACGGCCTGCTGCCGTATACCGGCCAGGCGGTGCGCCTGGGCATTACCGGTGTTCCGGGCGTCGGCAAAAGCACCTTTATTGAAACCCTCGGCCTCCGGCTCATTGAAAAAGGCCGGAAGGTGGCCATTTTGGCGGTTGATCCCAGCAGCGCCAAAAGCGGCGGCAGCATCATGGGGGATAAAACCCGCATGGAAAAACTGGCCGCCAATTCTGAGGCCTTTATCCGGCCCTCGCCATCTGGCGGGACCCTGGGTGGTGTTGCCCGAAAGACCCGGGAAACCATCCTCGTGCTGGAGGCGGCCGGATACGATGCGGTCATGGTGGAAACCGTGGGCGTGGGCCAGTCCGAGTTTTCCGTGGCTTCCATGGTGGATTTCTTTCTGGTGCTGCTGTTGGCCGGTGCCGGAGATGAACTCCAGGGTATCAAGCGCGGCATCATCGAGCTGGCCGATGCCATTGCGGTCAACAAGGCCGACGGTGAAAACTTTTTCCGGGCGGAAAAGGCCAGAAAAGACTATGAAAATGCTTTGCACATGATGGCCCCCAGGAGCGATTCCTGGCAGCCGCCGGTGCTTACCTGCAGCGCCCTTGAAATGACCGGTATTGATGAGATTTGGGATACGGTGCTTTCTCACCGCAAGCAGATGCAGGCTTCAGGGGCCCTTGAGCGAAGACGCCGGGAACAGGCCCGGCAATGGTTTGAATTTCTTGTGGAGCAGGGACTCAAAGACTGGTTTTACGGGCTCGGACAAGTTCGGGCCCTTCTGCCGGAACTCACCCGGCGCCTTGAAGACGGGGAGACAACGGCCATGGCCGCAGCCAGACAGCTGCTGGACCTGGTCACGCACGAACATGAAAGGACACAGATATGAGCGGAGTTTCGGACAAGATCAAGGAGCTTCTTGAAAAAAAAGCCCGCATGCGGGAAATGGGAGGCGAAAAGGCCGTTGCCAAGCAGCAGGAAAAGGGCAAGTTAACCGCCCGGCAGCGGCTGGAACATCTTTTTGACGCCAACACGTTCCGGGAAATTGATATTTTTGTCAAGCACCGGTGCGTGAATTTCGGCATGAATGAAGTCGACGTTCCCTCCGACGGGGTGGTCACCGGCCATGGCCGTGTCAACGGCCGGCCGGTGTTCGCCTTTGCACAGGATTTTACGGCAAGGGCCGGCACCCTGGGCGAGATGCATGCCAGCAAGATCTGCAAGATCATGGATCTGGCCATGAAATCCGGGGTTCCCGTGGTGGGATTCAATGATTCGGGCGGGGCGCGCATCCAGGAAGGTGTGGATGCCCTTCGCGGCTACGGCGAGATTTTTTACAGAAATTCCATTGCTTCCGGCGTGATTCCCCAGATTTCGGCCATCATGGGACCCACCGCCGGCGGTGCGGTTTACTCGCCGGCCATGACCGACTGGGTGTTTATGGTCAAAAAGACCAGCCACATGTTTATCACCGGTCCCCAGGTGATCAAAAGCGTCACCGGAGAGGAAATTTCCTTTGAGGACCTGGGCGGTGCCACCACCCACAATGAAAAAAGCGGGGTGGCCCATTTTGCCTGTGACTCTGATGAGCACGCCATTGAGCGTATCCGGGACATGCTGTCCTATCTGCCGGCCAACAACATGGAGGACCCGCCTGCGGCCGATACCGGCGATGATCCGGAAAGGCGCGATGAACGCCTGGACACGATTATCCCGGCCGATTCCAACCAGTCCTACGACGTCAAGGATGTGATTGCCGCAATCGTGGACAACGGCGATTTTTTCGAGCCCCATGAGCATTACGCCAAAAACATCGTGGTGGGCTTTGCCCGGCTAAACGGCCGGACCATCGGCATTATCGCCAACCAACCCAAGTTTCTGGCCGGGTGCCTGGACATTGACGCCTCAGATAAGGCCACCCGGTTTATCCGGTTTTGTGACGCATTTAACATTCCCTTGCTGACTTTTGCGGATGTGCCCGGTTATATGCCCGGCAGCGACCAGGAGCATGGGGGCATCATCCGGCACGGCGCCAAGCTGCTGTGGTGCTATTCCGAGGCCACGGTGCCCAAGCTGGTGGTGATTTTGCGCAAGGACTACGGCGGGGCCTATATTGCCATGAGTTCCAAACACCTGGGCGCGGACATGGCCTTTGCCTGGCCGTCTGCGGAAATCGCGGTCATGGGTGCTGAAGGGGCGGCCAATATTATCTACCGCAAAACCATCGACAATGCAGAAGATCCGGTGGCCACGCGCAAGGAAAAGGTGGCGGAATACCGGGATCTGTTTTCCAATCCTTACGTGGCCGCAAACCGCGGATATATCGATGACGTGATTGTGCCCAGTGAAACCCGGCCGCGGCTTATCGAGGCCCTGGAAATCCTGTGCACCAAGCGTCAGAGCCTGCCGCCGAAAAAGCACGGCAATATTCCGGCATAACAAGGGGGTTGAAGATGGAAAAGAAAAAACAGGCCGCACTTGCCGCAGTGCTGCACTATCTGGACTGCGAAAAGGCCGCGCAGGCAGAAGCTGAAACCGGCTGGCAGCAGGCCGCCGATCAGGGTCAGGCCCGGATGCCGGACGGTTATGTGAGCCCGTGGGCTTTGAGCGGCCGGCAGGCACAGATGCAGATGCGGACCATGGTCCAGATGAAGGTATTTTAGCAGCGTTTGCGTAACGATCTGAAAATATATGAAACCATTCATTGCGAAAATTAAT
The Desulfosalsimonas propionicica DNA segment above includes these coding regions:
- a CDS encoding ABC-F family ATP-binding cassette domain-containing protein, producing the protein MINIEGLNKSYGGHVLFDDVSLRVHAGERLGLVGRNGHGKTTLFRLIIGDETPDAGSISRPRNYRIGHVAQQLIFSAPTVLEEGMRGLPADRSEAHWEVEKILAGLGFCQADMGRAPAEFSGGYQIRLNLAKVLVSRPDMLLLDEPTNYLDITSIRWIRQFLVNWPGEVFLITHDRSFMDGVATHIAGIHRRKIKKIAGNTEKYYTQIAQEEEVYEKTRQNDERKRKDIERFISRFRAKARLANLVQSRVKTLSKLTRKEKLEQAKNLDFSFNSPGFTGKYMLQAENLAFSYNSGQASEPAACLIDDFSMTIAPDERICIMGRNGAGKTTLLRLLAGELAAHAGRIENHPNAVKGLFEQTNIHTLSDERTVEEEIMAANPDMGRQASRSICGAMLFEGDQALKKIRVLSGGEKCRVMLGRLLAAPANFLLLDEPTNHFDMESCDALLAAIDAFDGAVVMVTHNEMFLHALARRLVVFQGGGIEVFDGTYQRFLENVGWEEDEPAAGRRQDPAQKADCAGQISKKDYRRLRSKIVAEKSRALKPVEDQIEAVENDIVQWEQQLGDLNARMQEASINGGGREIAELSRALHECRQNIDAGFERLESLSAKADAKRAEFDAQMEQLDNQRPF
- a CDS encoding bifunctional GNAT family N-acetyltransferase/carbon-nitrogen hydrolase family protein, which gives rise to MDSTSQTSEHKLKLRNLITRDYPDVKEIMDRVYPDKMGAWDRSEFHTLIHRFPEGQICIEDKGKVVAAALAIIVNADIYEEKHSYDDVIGGSRISGHDPAGDALYGIDIFVHPDYRGLRLGRRLYDARKELCEELNLRGIIFGGRIPGYDEYHEELTPQQYIQKVKNNEIYDPVLSFQLANDFHIKKILKNYIPEDSQSRSYGVLLEWNNIYYEKKRKLFGGRKAYPRIGVVQWQMRPFASFDDFIQQAEFFVDAVAGYNSDLVLFPEMLNAPLLRNFNQENPAESMRSLAEYTEPLRESFLRMALAYNINIIAGSVPEYAGEHLYNVSYLCRRDGTWDAQYKLHITPDESLYWGLRGGSDLRVFNTDMGKIGILICYDIEFPELSRHLVDKGMNILLVPYWTDTKNAYLRVRRCAQARAIENECYVAISGSVGNLPRVENMDIQYSQAAVFTPSDFAFPHDAIAAEATPNTEMTLMVDLDLDLLKELRQQGSVRNLQSRREDLYKILWKPEEEDLIF
- a CDS encoding GspE/PulE family protein, whose protein sequence is MNNVKPFNMKSGKKNEKADACYLKSEVAYRSKLQEISNAVYAAADIDGILIDAAGEIVEIMGARRITIYYIDGIQRELVSRFKSGDEINEIRIPVNKQSIAGYCTVTRQMVNISNVYDSAELAGIDPELGFDRSWDEKTGFETRQVLAAPIVFQSVVLGAIQLINRKKGGSFSAGDEKKLSELATILGIALYKQQQMTARLKGRFDLLLENYIITREELDDAVIAARERNKPVERFLVEDLEIDKSDVLKSLSRYYNLPAVEYSDDMDLPADIIAGLDTRMMEKQGCVPAGFENGDLLVAMADPGDLECLAMIREQFSSYTVRAAVAMKKDVLNMLRLATDMQSRPAGSLQTHVLTASGSVDQGDEKSALLTEKSPEVTEFLRNLLAEARRRSASAIHFEPEPDQMEIQVRFRTDGVCASGQTISDSLYQALVLRVKAMAGLDIARTGPHQHGRLRFQAEEGRDAVFQVTIIATAGGREDLVLRKQPAAAPMPIDALGLGTNTWQAFAHALEHAHGLILVSGPPKSGRTTTLHAALAQINAEEKKIWTAEKHLEILQPGIRQVRVEPTASYDYAAALESFVLADADSILIDDIPDGKTANAAVSACLSGNLVLSGFTGPGAPESLARLVVMDADAFHLAEALICILSQRLVRTLCTRCRQARHPGRKEYDQLVSLYGKAAFARDLGIAYSKDLRLYAAAGCPECSHTGYKGQIGIFELLSVTDGIRDMIQTRPPGRHLGPMIREHAVAGGMTTLFQDGVAKVFAGQCDLTQVRRTCLS
- the mce gene encoding methylmalonyl-CoA epimerase, producing MKVLHIDHIGVAVNSNQESKTFWSDILGLPFEGEETVTEQKVKTAFFPVDKSEVELLESTAEDGPIAKFIEKKGQGVHHIAFRVDDIEGALAELREKGVKLIDEKPRIGAGGAKIAFIHPKATGGVLVELSER
- the scpA gene encoding methylmalonyl-CoA mutase; the encoded protein is MAEHPEKPRWIDLAKKELKNKPVESLEKKTPEGITLNPLYTAEDIEGLDFVNTLPGFSPFVRGPRATMYAGRPWTIRQYAGFSTARESNEFYKRNLAAGQKGLSVAFDLATHRGYDSDHPRVTGDVGKAGVPVDTVEDMKILFDEIPLDKMTVSMTMNGAVLPVLAGYIVAAEEQGVSQEKLAGTIQNDILKEYLTRNTYIYPPDPSMRIVSDIVGYCSANMPKFNTVSISGYHMMEAGADSVLQTAFTLADGLEYVRAALDAGLEIDSFAPRLSFFFGVGMNFFMEIAMLRAARYLWADLMKQFNPKDPRSTMLRTHVQTSGWSLTQQDPYNNIIRTTLEALAAVLGGTQSLHTNAFDEAVSLPTDVSARVARNTQLIIQEESQITSVVDPLGGSYYVESLTNEIIEQARAIIDEVEELGGMAKAIVEGMPKMRIEEAAARRQARIDQGKDVIIGVNKYPVEEETEIAVREISESVRDEQVKWINEIRETRDENEVRRTLEALTNCAESGGNLLEACIPAIRARATVGEVTEAMEKVFGRYVATTQCISGVYAGEYQDDEIIAAIRKRVDEFSENQGRRPRILLTKMGQDGHDRGVKVVATAYADLGFDVDLSPMFQTPEEAAKIAVENDVHVVGVSSLAGAHKILVPQLIEELKKQGAEDVLVVVGGIIPPVDYDFLYKAGVAKVFGPGTMVTDSANQVLNALK
- the meaB gene encoding methylmalonyl Co-A mutase-associated GTPase MeaB, encoding MPEHAAYYIDGVRAQNRKAISKTITLIESALPGHRELTYQVLDGLLPYTGQAVRLGITGVPGVGKSTFIETLGLRLIEKGRKVAILAVDPSSAKSGGSIMGDKTRMEKLAANSEAFIRPSPSGGTLGGVARKTRETILVLEAAGYDAVMVETVGVGQSEFSVASMVDFFLVLLLAGAGDELQGIKRGIIELADAIAVNKADGENFFRAEKARKDYENALHMMAPRSDSWQPPVLTCSALEMTGIDEIWDTVLSHRKQMQASGALERRRREQARQWFEFLVEQGLKDWFYGLGQVRALLPELTRRLEDGETTAMAAARQLLDLVTHEHERTQI
- a CDS encoding acyl-CoA carboxylase subunit beta, whose product is MSGVSDKIKELLEKKARMREMGGEKAVAKQQEKGKLTARQRLEHLFDANTFREIDIFVKHRCVNFGMNEVDVPSDGVVTGHGRVNGRPVFAFAQDFTARAGTLGEMHASKICKIMDLAMKSGVPVVGFNDSGGARIQEGVDALRGYGEIFYRNSIASGVIPQISAIMGPTAGGAVYSPAMTDWVFMVKKTSHMFITGPQVIKSVTGEEISFEDLGGATTHNEKSGVAHFACDSDEHAIERIRDMLSYLPANNMEDPPAADTGDDPERRDERLDTIIPADSNQSYDVKDVIAAIVDNGDFFEPHEHYAKNIVVGFARLNGRTIGIIANQPKFLAGCLDIDASDKATRFIRFCDAFNIPLLTFADVPGYMPGSDQEHGGIIRHGAKLLWCYSEATVPKLVVILRKDYGGAYIAMSSKHLGADMAFAWPSAEIAVMGAEGAANIIYRKTIDNAEDPVATRKEKVAEYRDLFSNPYVAANRGYIDDVIVPSETRPRLIEALEILCTKRQSLPPKKHGNIPA